Proteins encoded by one window of Mercenaria mercenaria strain notata chromosome 4, MADL_Memer_1, whole genome shotgun sequence:
- the LOC123551993 gene encoding carbohydrate sulfotransferase 14-like isoform X2 yields MHEQHVDCKWKFLLRFSFKKLMLVVVLLLKYFEIPKAVRESRTELGQPKKSNPASNVRKTRKKNSQAKYKGAIYNTADMSMKHLETKNINKSNNRSDGEKKLKEAKYYGKDYGSDYIKTKYIMHKLFNENGHKLSAKERADLVKERCQTFLEENNLRLNHNAKYKFNREFLRSHSYNLTICYNCKVASTNTKRMLYVLDHNFTGDINNLTVPTVGIYGRKCFNNFQEIMCEKHLIRVMMVREPLERLLSAYRDRRAYAKHFKDPSFSFTKYLQLILDEQVKNINRHIYPYFERCRPCEMQYDFIGLQNHFHDDIRTVLQYIGASGKVDIPKRNKTGYTSESSDRLLKLYFRKVPNDMLNKLWEKYYKDYYIFGFPYPSHLIN; encoded by the exons TAAAATATTTTGAGATACCTAAAGCAGTGAGAGAAAGCCGAACAGAACTCGGCCAACCAAAAAAATCAAATCCCGCTTCCAATGTTCGAAAGACACGCAAGAAAAACTCTCAAGCAAAATATAAAGGAGCTATATACAATACAGCGGACATGTCCATGAAACATctggaaacaaaaaatattaacaaatcaAACAATCGAAGTGAtggagaaaaaaaactaaaagaagCTAAATACTACGGGAAGGACTACGGAAGTGACTATATCAAAACTAAATAT ATAATGCATAAGTTGTTTAATGAAAATGGCCATAAACTGTCAGCGAAAGAACGCGCAGACCTTGTCAAGGAACGATGTCAAACATTTCTGGAGGAAAACAATTTACGACTTAATCACAATGCCAAATATAAATTCAATAGGGAATTTTTGAGAAGTCACAGTTATAACTTAACAATTTGCTACAACTGTAAAGTGGCTTCGACGAACACTAAACGCATGCTTTACGTTCTTGACCACAATTTTACTGGTGATATCAACAATCTCACAGTGCCTACGGTGGGAATATAcggtagaaaatgttttaataatttccaAGAAATTATGTGTGAGAAACATCTAATCCGAGTAATGATGGTAAGAGAACCACTAGAAAGGCTACTGTCTGCATATAGAGATAGACGTGCTTATGCGAAGCACTTTAAAGACCCGtcattttcatttacaaaatatttgcaaCTTATTTTAGACGAACAAGTGAAAAACATAAACAGACATATTTATCCGTACTTTGAAAGGTGTCGACCGTGTGAAATGCAGTATGACTTTATTGGTCTCCAAAACCATTTTCACGATGATATTAGAACTGTGTTGCAGTACATCGGTGCAAGTGGAAAAGTTGATAttccaaaaagaaacaaaacggGTTACACTTCTGAATCAAGTGATAGGCTGTTAAAACTATATTTTAGAAAAGTTCCAAATGACATGTTAAATAAACTGTGGGAGAAATATTACAAAGACTATTATATATTTGGCTTTCCTTATCCATCACATCTGATAAACTGA
- the LOC123551993 gene encoding carbohydrate sulfotransferase 14-like isoform X1 yields MHEQHVDCKWKFLLRFSFKKLMLVVVLLLLVKYFEIPKAVRESRTELGQPKKSNPASNVRKTRKKNSQAKYKGAIYNTADMSMKHLETKNINKSNNRSDGEKKLKEAKYYGKDYGSDYIKTKYIMHKLFNENGHKLSAKERADLVKERCQTFLEENNLRLNHNAKYKFNREFLRSHSYNLTICYNCKVASTNTKRMLYVLDHNFTGDINNLTVPTVGIYGRKCFNNFQEIMCEKHLIRVMMVREPLERLLSAYRDRRAYAKHFKDPSFSFTKYLQLILDEQVKNINRHIYPYFERCRPCEMQYDFIGLQNHFHDDIRTVLQYIGASGKVDIPKRNKTGYTSESSDRLLKLYFRKVPNDMLNKLWEKYYKDYYIFGFPYPSHLIN; encoded by the exons TGCTAGTAAAATATTTTGAGATACCTAAAGCAGTGAGAGAAAGCCGAACAGAACTCGGCCAACCAAAAAAATCAAATCCCGCTTCCAATGTTCGAAAGACACGCAAGAAAAACTCTCAAGCAAAATATAAAGGAGCTATATACAATACAGCGGACATGTCCATGAAACATctggaaacaaaaaatattaacaaatcaAACAATCGAAGTGAtggagaaaaaaaactaaaagaagCTAAATACTACGGGAAGGACTACGGAAGTGACTATATCAAAACTAAATAT ATAATGCATAAGTTGTTTAATGAAAATGGCCATAAACTGTCAGCGAAAGAACGCGCAGACCTTGTCAAGGAACGATGTCAAACATTTCTGGAGGAAAACAATTTACGACTTAATCACAATGCCAAATATAAATTCAATAGGGAATTTTTGAGAAGTCACAGTTATAACTTAACAATTTGCTACAACTGTAAAGTGGCTTCGACGAACACTAAACGCATGCTTTACGTTCTTGACCACAATTTTACTGGTGATATCAACAATCTCACAGTGCCTACGGTGGGAATATAcggtagaaaatgttttaataatttccaAGAAATTATGTGTGAGAAACATCTAATCCGAGTAATGATGGTAAGAGAACCACTAGAAAGGCTACTGTCTGCATATAGAGATAGACGTGCTTATGCGAAGCACTTTAAAGACCCGtcattttcatttacaaaatatttgcaaCTTATTTTAGACGAACAAGTGAAAAACATAAACAGACATATTTATCCGTACTTTGAAAGGTGTCGACCGTGTGAAATGCAGTATGACTTTATTGGTCTCCAAAACCATTTTCACGATGATATTAGAACTGTGTTGCAGTACATCGGTGCAAGTGGAAAAGTTGATAttccaaaaagaaacaaaacggGTTACACTTCTGAATCAAGTGATAGGCTGTTAAAACTATATTTTAGAAAAGTTCCAAATGACATGTTAAATAAACTGTGGGAGAAATATTACAAAGACTATTATATATTTGGCTTTCCTTATCCATCACATCTGATAAACTGA